The following proteins are encoded in a genomic region of Streptomyces gobiensis:
- the cbiE gene encoding precorrin-6y C5,15-methyltransferase (decarboxylating) subunit CbiE: MADRVTVIGWDGSPLTGAARAALGAATLVAGAAHHLAMPEVPPGAERIRLGSVSLAAQRIAQHRGTAVVLADGDPGFFGVVRTLRAPEHGLEVEVVPAVSAVAAAFARAGMPWDDAQIVVAHSRTLRRAVNVCRAHTKVAVLTSPGAGPAELALLLAGVHRTFVICEALGTAQERITVLTSDKAADHIWRDPNIVIVVGGHGAGAPSGTVQGRGSAQAAASGGGWLAAHHPGYPDAPRGWAQPVGEYAGAPAGVSAGTVGESVQLRAAQLARLGPRIGDLVWDIGAGSGATAVAAARFGAAVIAVDRNADACARTTAAARRFGAQLQVVHGGAPQVLENLPEPDVVRIGGGGLRTVAACADRRPECIVTHATTRDEAEGIGRVLADGGYTVECALLQSVELNTEYTGQTGHTAQWTERERSVVFLLSGSRM, from the coding sequence ATGGCCGACCGTGTCACCGTGATCGGGTGGGACGGCTCGCCGCTGACCGGTGCCGCCCGTGCCGCGCTCGGCGCGGCCACCCTCGTCGCGGGGGCCGCCCACCATCTGGCAATGCCCGAGGTGCCGCCGGGGGCTGAACGGATCCGGCTGGGCAGTGTCTCCCTCGCCGCTCAGCGGATCGCGCAGCACCGGGGCACCGCGGTGGTGCTGGCCGACGGTGACCCGGGTTTCTTCGGGGTCGTACGCACCCTGCGGGCGCCCGAACACGGACTCGAGGTCGAGGTCGTCCCCGCTGTGTCGGCGGTCGCCGCCGCCTTCGCCCGTGCCGGAATGCCCTGGGATGACGCCCAGATCGTGGTGGCCCACAGCCGCACCCTGCGCCGGGCCGTCAATGTCTGCCGGGCACATACCAAGGTCGCCGTCCTCACCTCACCGGGAGCGGGACCGGCCGAACTCGCCCTGCTGCTCGCCGGGGTGCACCGCACCTTCGTCATCTGTGAGGCACTGGGCACCGCACAGGAACGGATCACCGTCCTCACATCCGACAAGGCCGCCGACCACATCTGGCGGGACCCCAATATCGTCATCGTCGTCGGCGGCCATGGCGCCGGTGCGCCCTCCGGCACCGTGCAGGGCCGGGGGTCCGCCCAGGCCGCCGCGTCCGGGGGAGGGTGGCTCGCCGCGCACCACCCCGGCTATCCGGACGCACCGCGCGGCTGGGCGCAGCCGGTGGGGGAGTACGCCGGAGCACCTGCGGGCGTCAGCGCCGGGACTGTTGGGGAATCCGTTCAGCTGCGCGCCGCCCAGCTCGCCCGGCTTGGTCCCCGTATCGGCGATCTGGTCTGGGATATTGGCGCGGGCAGCGGCGCCACCGCGGTGGCGGCTGCCCGGTTCGGCGCGGCTGTGATCGCCGTTGACCGTAACGCCGACGCCTGCGCCCGCACCACCGCTGCCGCCCGCCGCTTCGGTGCTCAGCTTCAGGTCGTGCACGGTGGCGCCCCGCAGGTGCTGGAGAACCTCCCCGAGCCCGATGTGGTGCGCATCGGCGGCGGGGGCCTGCGTACCGTAGCGGCCTGCGCCGACCGGCGCCCCGAGTGCATTGTCACCCACGCCACCACCCGGGATGAGGCCGAAGGGATTGGCAGGGTGCTCGCTGACGGCGGATACACCGTGGAGTGCGCGCTGCTGCAGTCGGTGGAGCTGAACACCGAGTACACCGGGCAGACCGGGCACACGGCGCAGTGGACCGAGCGTGAACGCTCCGTTGTCTTCTTGCTGTCCGGCAGCCGTATGTGA
- a CDS encoding GNAT family N-acetyltransferase: protein MTSTFPDISISTDRLVLRPFEEADIPAFAEMMNDELVTAWTSAPVPYTEHDARQWITRRAPAERATGRGIVFAVTEFLTQRLVGTVQLKNADWRTLATEAIYVVAPWARGEGYASESVLAVAGWLFQDQKFERLELRTAADNTASQQVAQRIGCISEGVLRNAWIARSRTEDGGWTDIRTDLIVWSLIPEDLDGVAEQSAELGSYTPYADWN from the coding sequence ATGACTTCCACCTTCCCGGACATCTCGATCAGTACGGACCGGCTCGTGCTGCGCCCGTTCGAGGAAGCGGATATCCCCGCCTTCGCGGAGATGATGAACGATGAGCTCGTCACCGCCTGGACCAGTGCGCCTGTCCCGTATACCGAGCATGACGCCAGACAGTGGATCACCCGGCGCGCGCCCGCCGAGCGCGCCACGGGGCGCGGCATCGTCTTCGCCGTCACCGAATTCCTCACTCAGCGACTGGTAGGCACCGTCCAGCTGAAGAACGCCGACTGGCGCACCCTGGCCACCGAGGCCATCTATGTCGTCGCGCCCTGGGCGCGCGGCGAGGGCTATGCGTCCGAGTCGGTGCTCGCGGTCGCGGGGTGGCTCTTCCAGGACCAGAAGTTCGAGCGTCTGGAACTGCGTACCGCCGCCGACAACACCGCCTCCCAGCAGGTCGCTCAGCGGATCGGCTGTATCAGCGAGGGCGTGCTGCGCAACGCCTGGATAGCGCGCAGCCGTACCGAGGACGGTGGCTGGACGGATATCCGTACCGACCTGATCGTATGGAGCCTGATCCCCGAGGACCTCGACGGTGTCGCCGAGCAGTCGGCCGAGCTGGGCAGCTACACACCGTACGCCGACTGGAACTGA
- a CDS encoding MetQ/NlpA family ABC transporter substrate-binding protein, protein MRTIIKITSAGAATAALTLGLAACGTASDPGNSSATGGGESLTVAASAAPHAKILEYVRDNLAKKEDLDLKVKVFDDYVLPNLATDNGEVDANYFQHKPYLDDFNKKEGTHVTPVVNVHLEPLGLYSKSAKDLKDIKSGQTIAVPNDTTNEGRALRLLDDHGLIELKAGAGQSATLGDIKDSKGLKFRELEAATVPRSLDDVDAAVINGNYAIEAGLKPTRDALVLEQADGNPYANFLAVKKGNEREPGIVKLVKLLNSDEVKKFIEDEYDGSIVPAFGAVKS, encoded by the coding sequence GTGCGCACCATTATCAAGATCACCTCAGCGGGCGCGGCGACCGCCGCCCTCACCCTTGGCCTGGCCGCCTGCGGCACCGCCTCCGATCCCGGCAACAGCTCCGCCACGGGCGGCGGCGAGTCGCTGACCGTGGCCGCGTCGGCGGCCCCGCACGCCAAGATCCTGGAGTACGTACGGGACAACCTGGCCAAGAAGGAAGACCTTGACCTCAAGGTCAAGGTCTTCGACGACTACGTCCTGCCCAACCTCGCCACCGACAACGGTGAGGTGGACGCCAACTACTTCCAGCACAAGCCCTATCTGGATGACTTCAACAAGAAGGAGGGCACCCATGTCACCCCAGTGGTCAACGTCCATCTGGAGCCGCTGGGTCTGTACTCCAAGTCGGCCAAGGATCTGAAGGACATCAAGAGCGGCCAGACCATCGCGGTGCCCAACGACACCACCAACGAGGGCCGGGCGCTCAGGCTCCTTGACGATCACGGTCTGATCGAGCTCAAGGCCGGTGCGGGCCAGAGCGCCACCCTGGGTGACATCAAGGACAGCAAGGGCCTGAAGTTCAGGGAACTGGAGGCCGCCACCGTGCCCCGCTCCCTGGATGATGTGGACGCCGCCGTCATCAATGGCAACTACGCCATCGAGGCCGGTCTCAAGCCGACCAGGGACGCCCTGGTCCTGGAGCAGGCGGACGGCAACCCGTACGCCAACTTCCTCGCCGTCAAGAAGGGCAACGAGAGGGAACCGGGGATCGTGAAGCTCGTGAAGCTCCTTAACTCCGATGAGGTCAAGAAGTTCATCGAGGATGAATACGACGGGTCCATCGTTCCCGCCTTCGGTGCCGTCAAGTCCTGA
- a CDS encoding methionine ABC transporter permease, giving the protein MSWAEMQPLLIQGCVDTLYMVGWSTLIAALGGLPLGVLLVLTDRGGMLRNAPVNNVIGALVNVGRSLPFIILLVALIPFTRLVVGTFIGPTAAIVPLAIGAIPFFARLVETAVREVDHGLVEAVQAMGGGTGTVVFKALLPQALPSLVAGLTTTVIVLIGYSAMAGVVGGGGLGDLALAYGFRRFETGLMLVTVGVLIVLVAAVQLLGDTAVRLLARRERVSS; this is encoded by the coding sequence GTGAGCTGGGCCGAGATGCAGCCACTGCTGATCCAGGGGTGCGTGGACACCCTGTATATGGTCGGCTGGTCCACGCTGATCGCCGCCCTCGGTGGACTGCCGCTGGGCGTCCTGCTGGTCCTCACCGACCGTGGCGGGATGCTGCGGAACGCGCCGGTGAACAACGTCATCGGCGCCCTGGTGAATGTCGGGCGCTCGCTGCCGTTCATCATTCTGCTGGTCGCTCTGATCCCGTTCACCCGCCTAGTGGTGGGTACCTTCATCGGCCCCACCGCGGCGATCGTGCCGCTCGCTATCGGCGCCATACCCTTCTTCGCCCGGCTGGTGGAGACCGCGGTCCGGGAGGTTGACCACGGACTGGTCGAGGCCGTCCAGGCGATGGGCGGCGGCACCGGCACCGTGGTCTTCAAGGCACTGCTGCCGCAAGCCCTGCCCTCGTTGGTCGCCGGGCTCACCACCACCGTCATCGTGCTGATCGGCTACTCCGCCATGGCCGGTGTGGTCGGCGGCGGCGGCCTGGGCGACCTCGCCCTCGCCTACGGCTTCCGGCGCTTCGAGACCGGACTGATGCTCGTCACCGTGGGAGTTCTGATCGTCCTCGTGGCGGCCGTGCAGCTGCTCGGTGACACCGCGGTGCGGCTCCTCGCCCGCCGGGAGCGGGTCAGCTCCTGA
- a CDS encoding methionine ABC transporter ATP-binding protein, whose protein sequence is MITTTDLSKVYRTRDREVTALRGVNLHVREGEVYGVIGQSGAGKSSLIRCVNLLERPTSGTVTVDGRDLTALAGRGKRAGADLRAARSRIGMVFQHFNLLSSRTVQGNVELPLEILGVSGRDRGRKALELLDLVGLAEKARAYPAQLSGGQKQRVGIARALAGDPKVLLSDEATSALDPETTRSVLRLLRDLNEQLGLTVLLITHEMDVVKTVCDSAALMRGGEIVESGTVSGLLATPGSELANELFPVGGEPSAPDRTVVDVTFHGASAAQPVISQLARTYNIDISILGAAMDTVGGRQIGRMRIELPGGFEDNVVPIGFLREQGLTVDVAAVSGTAVMDALTEESAK, encoded by the coding sequence GTGATCACCACTACGGACCTGAGCAAGGTCTATCGCACGCGTGACCGTGAGGTCACCGCCCTGCGCGGCGTGAATCTGCATGTCCGCGAGGGTGAGGTCTACGGCGTCATCGGACAGAGCGGCGCCGGTAAGTCCTCTCTCATCCGCTGCGTCAATCTCCTGGAGCGGCCAACCTCCGGCACGGTGACCGTCGATGGCCGGGACCTCACCGCACTGGCCGGACGCGGCAAGCGTGCGGGCGCGGACCTCCGCGCGGCCCGGAGCCGCATCGGCATGGTCTTCCAGCACTTCAATCTGCTCTCCTCCCGCACCGTGCAGGGCAATGTCGAACTGCCGTTGGAGATCCTCGGCGTCTCCGGACGGGACCGCGGCCGCAAGGCCCTGGAACTGCTCGACCTCGTCGGCCTCGCCGAGAAGGCCCGCGCCTACCCGGCTCAGCTCTCCGGTGGTCAGAAACAGCGCGTCGGGATCGCCCGCGCGCTGGCGGGCGATCCCAAGGTGCTGCTCTCCGACGAAGCGACCTCCGCCCTCGACCCCGAGACCACCCGCTCCGTACTGCGGCTGCTGCGTGATCTCAATGAGCAGCTCGGCCTGACCGTGCTGCTCATCACCCATGAGATGGATGTCGTCAAAACCGTCTGCGACTCGGCCGCGCTGATGCGGGGCGGCGAGATCGTGGAATCCGGCACCGTCTCCGGCCTGCTGGCAACTCCCGGTTCCGAGCTGGCCAATGAGCTCTTCCCGGTCGGCGGGGAGCCCTCCGCGCCGGACCGCACGGTCGTCGACGTCACCTTCCACGGTGCCTCCGCGGCCCAGCCGGTGATCTCCCAGCTCGCCCGGACATACAACATCGACATCTCGATCCTCGGCGCCGCCATGGACACCGTGGGCGGCCGCCAGATCGGCCGGATGCGGATCGAGCTGCCGGGCGGCTTCGAGGACAACGTCGTGCCGATCGGCTTCCTGCGGGAGCAGGGGCTGACCGTCGATGTCGCGGCTGTCTCAGGCACCGCCGTTATGGACGCACTGACAGAGGAGAGCGCCAAGTGA
- a CDS encoding GNAT family N-acetyltransferase, with amino-acid sequence MGMSVTISAATEHDAEQILKLQYLCYQTEAELYGDYAIEPLTQTLDALRAELSGGCVLVARLGAEVVGSVRGTVDSEGTAHIGKLIVHPRMQRHGLGGRLLTAVENQLAREQGAQRFRLFTGHRSDGNLRLYRRCGYVPAATERISPKLSVITLEKEAVAHAFTTSA; translated from the coding sequence ATGGGCATGAGCGTGACCATCTCTGCGGCGACCGAGCACGACGCCGAGCAGATCCTCAAGCTGCAATATCTCTGCTACCAGACCGAAGCCGAGCTGTACGGCGACTACGCCATCGAGCCGCTCACCCAGACGCTGGACGCCCTGCGCGCCGAGCTGTCGGGCGGCTGCGTCCTGGTCGCCCGGCTCGGCGCGGAGGTCGTGGGATCCGTACGCGGCACCGTCGACAGCGAGGGCACCGCCCATATCGGCAAGCTCATCGTGCACCCCCGGATGCAGCGGCATGGCCTTGGCGGGCGGTTGCTCACCGCGGTCGAGAACCAGCTGGCTCGTGAGCAGGGCGCGCAGCGCTTCCGGCTCTTCACCGGCCACCGCAGCGATGGCAACCTCCGGCTCTACCGCCGCTGCGGCTACGTACCGGCGGCCACCGAGCGGATCTCCCCGAAACTCAGCGTGATCACCCTGGAGAAGGAGGCCGTGGCACACGCGTTCACCACGAGCGCCTGA
- a CDS encoding RNA polymerase sigma factor has translation MQFPEYLRPLLAAECAAEAHAAGAEAEDLEQSVWLRWLERVHAEGPPPRPGAWLRATVRAEARSIGHRTSREVTYDPAAAEPAGGPEHSAERRFLDGERGRVVRGAVARLPGRCPRVLAALLSPRDLTYQEIAGELGISQGSLGPLRSRCLGCLRRMLLAEVGIPELGGRVR, from the coding sequence ATGCAGTTTCCGGAATACCTTCGTCCACTGCTGGCTGCTGAGTGCGCCGCCGAGGCCCATGCCGCCGGGGCCGAGGCGGAGGACCTTGAACAGTCCGTCTGGCTGCGCTGGCTGGAACGCGTCCACGCCGAGGGGCCGCCGCCCCGGCCGGGCGCCTGGCTGCGTGCGACCGTACGTGCCGAGGCGCGTTCCATCGGGCACCGGACCAGCCGGGAAGTCACCTACGACCCGGCGGCCGCCGAACCCGCCGGGGGCCCGGAGCACAGCGCCGAACGGCGGTTTCTCGATGGGGAGCGGGGGCGCGTGGTGCGCGGAGCCGTAGCGCGACTGCCTGGCCGCTGCCCCCGTGTGCTGGCCGCGCTGCTGTCACCCAGGGATCTGACGTACCAAGAAATCGCAGGTGAGTTGGGAATCTCACAGGGGAGTCTAGGGCCATTGCGTTCCCGCTGCCTGGGATGTCTGCGCAGAATGCTCTTGGCGGAGGTTGGAATCCCTGAACTCGGGGGAAGGGTGCGATAA
- a CDS encoding glycerophosphodiester phosphodiesterase, which yields MGQEQRLGRRTVLGAAALSAGAAVLGTTGTAQAAGRFRPSGLPVPAVIGHRGASGYRPEHTFGSYDLALDMGADIVEQDLVATKDGHLICRHENDITATTDVADHPEFADRRTTKSVDGEEHTGWFTEDFTLAEIKKLRATERIPGQRQQNTLYNGRWTVPTFEEVIQWAHREGKKRGRPVWLHAETKHPSYFRKLGLGLEERLARLLRKYGLHRRNSPVFLQSFEPSSIQRLSKLVGTPGVVLLWTADSQPWDFTEAGDPRTVADLVTPEGLDWIAGYARGIGPLLDLIIPKGPDGQLGEPTTLVPDAHDRGLVLHPYTMRNENSFLPAEFRRGDNPNDYGDAFGAYRMYYETGIDGIFSDNPDTARLAAEDFRRSRG from the coding sequence ATGGGACAGGAGCAGCGGCTGGGCCGCAGAACGGTGCTGGGGGCGGCGGCGCTGAGCGCGGGAGCGGCAGTGCTGGGGACCACCGGGACCGCTCAGGCCGCGGGGAGGTTCAGGCCGTCGGGGCTGCCGGTGCCCGCCGTCATCGGCCATCGTGGTGCCAGCGGCTACCGCCCTGAACACACCTTCGGGTCATACGATCTCGCGCTCGATATGGGAGCGGACATCGTCGAGCAGGACCTGGTCGCCACCAAGGACGGTCATCTCATCTGCCGTCATGAGAACGACATCACGGCCACCACGGATGTCGCCGACCACCCGGAGTTCGCCGACCGAAGGACCACCAAGTCGGTGGATGGTGAGGAGCACACCGGCTGGTTCACCGAGGACTTCACCCTCGCGGAGATCAAGAAGCTCCGGGCCACCGAGCGCATTCCCGGGCAGCGCCAGCAGAACACCCTCTACAACGGCCGCTGGACCGTGCCCACCTTCGAAGAGGTCATCCAATGGGCCCACAGGGAGGGCAAGAAGCGCGGCCGCCCCGTATGGCTCCATGCCGAAACCAAGCACCCCAGCTACTTCCGTAAGCTCGGACTCGGGCTGGAGGAACGGTTGGCGAGGCTCCTGCGGAAGTACGGGCTGCACCGGCGGAATTCGCCGGTCTTTCTGCAGTCCTTTGAACCCAGCAGCATCCAGCGGCTCAGCAAGCTCGTCGGTACCCCCGGTGTGGTGCTGCTGTGGACCGCTGACTCGCAGCCCTGGGACTTCACCGAGGCGGGCGACCCGCGCACCGTCGCGGACCTGGTGACCCCCGAGGGACTGGACTGGATCGCCGGCTACGCCCGGGGTATCGGCCCGCTGCTGGATCTCATCATTCCCAAGGGCCCGGACGGCCAGCTCGGTGAGCCCACCACGCTGGTCCCGGACGCGCATGACCGCGGTCTGGTGCTGCACCCGTACACCATGCGGAACGAGAACTCCTTCCTGCCCGCCGAATTCCGGCGCGGTGACAACCCCAACGACTACGGGGACGCCTTCGGCGCGTACCGCATGTACTACGAGACCGGTATCGATGGGATCTTTTCTGATAACCCGGACACCGCCCGGCTTGCCGCCGAGGACTTCCGTCGCTCACGTGGGTGA
- a CDS encoding lysophospholipid acyltransferase family protein, whose protein sequence is MPRYARSFRFLLIKALLGPLLRVLFRPQVQGADRVPGTGPVILAGNHLTFIDSMILPLVAKRQVFFIGKDEYVTGKSLKGRLMAWFFTGVGMIPVDRDGGHGGVAALMTGRRVLEEGKAFGIYPEGTRSPDGRLYRGRTGIARLTLMTGAPVMPFAMIGTDRVQPGGRGLPRIGPGRRITVRFGEPLDFSRYEGMDRDRYVLRAVTDEVMSEVMRLSGQEYVDMYATKAKAA, encoded by the coding sequence ATGCCCCGTTATGCTCGGTCTTTTCGGTTCCTGCTCATCAAGGCGCTGCTCGGCCCGCTCCTGCGCGTGCTGTTCCGTCCGCAGGTACAGGGAGCCGACCGGGTACCGGGCACCGGCCCGGTGATCCTGGCCGGCAATCACCTCACGTTCATCGACTCGATGATCCTGCCGCTGGTCGCCAAGCGACAGGTCTTCTTCATCGGCAAGGACGAGTATGTGACCGGAAAGAGCCTCAAGGGCCGCTTGATGGCCTGGTTCTTCACCGGGGTCGGCATGATCCCCGTCGACCGGGACGGCGGCCACGGTGGTGTGGCGGCGCTGATGACCGGCCGCCGGGTGCTTGAGGAGGGCAAGGCCTTCGGTATCTACCCGGAGGGCACCCGCTCCCCCGATGGACGGCTCTACCGCGGCCGCACCGGTATCGCCCGGCTGACGCTGATGACCGGTGCGCCGGTGATGCCGTTCGCGATGATCGGGACCGACCGGGTACAGCCCGGCGGCCGGGGCCTGCCCCGGATCGGCCCGGGCCGCCGCATCACGGTCCGCTTTGGCGAGCCGCTGGACTTCTCCCGCTACGAGGGGATGGACCGGGACCGCTATGTGCTGCGCGCGGTGACCGATGAGGTGATGAGCGAGGTCATGCGGCTCTCCGGTCAGGAGTACGTCGATATGTACGCCACAAAGGCGAAGGCGGCGTAA
- a CDS encoding MFS transporter produces the protein MTRPIPRQADAGAPPRAGRWLALAVLVLAVLLVGVDVTVLGLATPFLSEDLRPSGTQLLWIGDVYSFVIAGLLVSMGSLGDRIGRKKLLLTGSAAFGAISVLNAYAHSAEAMILWRALLGIAGATLMPATLALIRSLFHDPRERSLAIGIWGAMASAGAAVGPVVGGLLLEHFWWGSVFLINLPVMAVLVIVGVRVLPESKNPAPGPWDLPSVALSMVGIVSVVYAVKEAAAYGPRWDVCLTAALGALTLVIFVRRQLRLASPLLNMRLFKNRGFSGAVLADLLTILGLSGLIFFLSQFLQMVQMRGPLQAGLAELPAAIGAIGAGLAAGTVARRTSVRGAVSSGLAAVGLALGACLWLQASTGYWLLGTVLLVVGMGAGLAFTVTADVILSSVPEEQAGAASAVSETAYELGAALGIAVLGSIVTGVYRGFPVPPGVPAQAGADAHESLGGAVDTAAGLPGASGERLLAAAQESFTDGLRIAAAVGSVVLLAAAGLAWRLLRGQRLADSASPAGH, from the coding sequence ATGACCCGCCCGATACCCCGCCAGGCCGACGCCGGTGCCCCGCCCCGCGCGGGGCGCTGGCTCGCGCTCGCCGTTCTGGTACTGGCCGTGCTGCTGGTGGGCGTCGATGTCACCGTCCTGGGCCTGGCCACCCCCTTTCTCAGCGAGGATCTGCGGCCCTCGGGCACCCAGCTGCTGTGGATCGGCGATGTCTACTCCTTCGTCATCGCCGGACTGCTGGTCTCCATGGGCAGCCTCGGCGACCGTATCGGCCGTAAGAAGCTCCTGCTGACCGGTTCAGCCGCGTTCGGTGCGATCTCCGTCCTCAACGCCTATGCGCACAGCGCCGAGGCGATGATCCTGTGGCGGGCGCTGCTCGGCATCGCGGGCGCCACCCTGATGCCCGCCACCCTCGCGCTGATCCGCAGCCTTTTCCACGACCCCAGGGAGCGCAGCCTCGCCATCGGTATCTGGGGCGCCATGGCCTCGGCGGGTGCGGCGGTGGGCCCCGTCGTCGGCGGCCTTCTGCTGGAGCACTTCTGGTGGGGCTCGGTCTTCCTGATCAATCTGCCGGTGATGGCCGTTCTGGTGATCGTCGGCGTCAGGGTACTGCCCGAGTCCAAGAACCCGGCCCCCGGTCCCTGGGATCTGCCCAGCGTCGCGCTCTCCATGGTCGGCATCGTCTCGGTGGTCTACGCGGTCAAGGAAGCCGCTGCCTACGGGCCGCGCTGGGATGTCTGTCTCACCGCCGCGCTCGGCGCGCTCACGCTGGTGATATTCGTACGGCGGCAACTGCGGCTGGCGTCCCCGCTGCTGAATATGCGGCTCTTCAAGAACCGTGGCTTCTCCGGTGCGGTACTCGCCGATCTGCTCACCATTCTCGGGCTCTCCGGGCTGATCTTCTTCCTCTCGCAGTTCCTCCAGATGGTGCAGATGCGCGGCCCCCTGCAAGCCGGACTGGCTGAACTGCCCGCCGCGATCGGCGCGATCGGCGCCGGACTGGCCGCCGGTACGGTCGCCCGCCGTACCTCGGTGCGCGGCGCCGTCTCCAGCGGACTGGCCGCCGTCGGGCTGGCCCTCGGCGCGTGCCTGTGGTTGCAGGCCTCCACCGGCTACTGGCTGCTGGGCACCGTGCTGCTCGTGGTCGGCATGGGCGCCGGGCTCGCCTTTACGGTGACCGCGGATGTCATCCTCTCCAGCGTGCCCGAGGAGCAGGCGGGGGCCGCCTCCGCGGTGTCGGAGACCGCGTACGAACTGGGCGCGGCTCTCGGTATCGCCGTACTGGGCTCCATCGTTACCGGTGTCTACCGCGGCTTCCCGGTCCCGCCCGGCGTACCGGCACAGGCGGGCGCGGACGCCCATGAGTCGCTGGGCGGCGCGGTCGATACGGCCGCCGGGCTGCCCGGGGCCTCCGGTGAGCGGCTGCTGGCCGCCGCGCAGGAGAGCTTCACCGACGGGCTGCGCATCGCCGCCGCGGTGGGCTCGGTGGTGCTGCTCGCCGCGGCCGGGCTGGCCTGGCGACTGCTGCGCGGTCAGCGGCTCGCGGACAGCGCCAGCCCTGCCGGGCACTGA
- a CDS encoding TetR/AcrR family transcriptional regulator — protein MTVNRERVLKTAADLLSRKATASMDEIAKAAGISRATLHRHFAGRDALVLALGALGIEQIEEGLATARIDEGEPEDAVRRLVAEAMPVAGFLAFLYGENQLYESDRMDEGWQRVDAKVSGLFRRGQQQGVFRPELAPSWLTEALYALIAASAWTVQDGRMAPKDAPHMVAELLLGGALRRTAA, from the coding sequence ATGACGGTGAACCGTGAACGTGTGCTCAAGACCGCCGCTGATCTGCTGTCCCGTAAGGCGACAGCCTCCATGGATGAGATCGCCAAGGCCGCGGGCATCAGCCGTGCCACGCTCCACCGGCACTTCGCCGGGCGCGACGCCCTGGTGCTGGCGCTGGGCGCACTGGGCATCGAGCAGATCGAGGAGGGCCTGGCCACCGCCCGTATCGACGAGGGCGAGCCGGAGGACGCGGTGCGGCGGCTGGTCGCCGAGGCGATGCCGGTGGCGGGCTTCCTGGCCTTTCTCTACGGCGAGAACCAGCTCTATGAGTCAGACCGGATGGACGAGGGCTGGCAGCGCGTCGACGCGAAGGTCAGCGGGCTCTTCCGGCGCGGTCAGCAGCAGGGCGTCTTCCGCCCGGAGCTGGCGCCGAGCTGGCTCACCGAAGCCCTTTACGCACTGATCGCGGCCTCCGCCTGGACCGTTCAGGACGGGCGGATGGCACCCAAGGACGCACCCCATATGGTCGCCGAGCTGCTGCTCGGCGGAGCGCTGCGGAGGACGGCCGCATGA
- a CDS encoding aldo/keto reductase: MPFARLARATTPTAHIGLGLAAVGRPAYINLGRERDLPAERSVDALRERTHELLDAAYAQGVRYFDAARSYGRAEEFLGDWLRAHPEVDDVVIGSKWGYSYTGNWRTDADVHEVKDHTLAMYETQRAETGKLLGDRLDLYQIHSLTPDSPALTDTALHERLARLADEGVSVGFSTSGPHQADTIRAALDITVADRPLFRSVQSTYNLLETSAEAALAEAHEAGLTVIIKEALANGRLVAPQAPAVLREVADEAGASPDAVALAAALCRPWAGVVLSGAATTEQLFTNLHAVTVDLDEERLARLAELTEDSSAYWRYRSELPWS; the protein is encoded by the coding sequence ATGCCGTTCGCCCGCCTGGCCAGAGCGACGACGCCGACCGCCCACATCGGACTCGGGCTGGCGGCCGTCGGCCGGCCCGCGTACATCAACCTCGGCCGGGAGCGCGATCTGCCGGCCGAGCGCAGCGTCGACGCCCTGCGTGAGCGCACCCATGAACTGCTGGATGCCGCTTACGCGCAGGGCGTCCGCTACTTCGACGCCGCCCGCTCCTATGGGCGGGCCGAAGAGTTCCTGGGCGACTGGCTACGGGCACACCCCGAGGTTGACGATGTCGTCATCGGCAGCAAGTGGGGCTATTCGTACACCGGGAACTGGCGTACCGACGCCGATGTCCATGAGGTGAAGGACCACACCCTCGCGATGTATGAAACCCAGCGCGCCGAGACCGGCAAGCTGCTGGGGGACCGGCTCGACCTCTACCAGATCCACTCCCTCACCCCGGACAGCCCGGCCCTCACCGACACCGCCCTCCATGAGCGCCTGGCCCGGCTGGCTGATGAAGGGGTGTCCGTCGGCTTCTCGACGAGCGGCCCCCACCAGGCCGACACCATCCGGGCCGCCCTCGATATCACCGTGGCGGACCGCCCGCTATTCCGCTCGGTCCAGAGCACCTACAACCTTCTGGAGACGTCCGCGGAAGCGGCCCTGGCCGAGGCGCACGAAGCCGGTCTCACCGTGATTATCAAGGAGGCCCTGGCCAACGGCCGCCTCGTGGCGCCCCAGGCACCGGCCGTGCTGCGTGAGGTCGCCGACGAGGCCGGTGCCAGCCCTGACGCGGTCGCCCTGGCCGCCGCCCTGTGCCGCCCCTGGGCGGGAGTCGTCCTGTCCGGGGCGGCCACCACCGAGCAGCTCTTCACCAATCTGCACGCCGTGACCGTGGACCTCGACGAGGAGCGGCTCGCCCGTCTCGCGGAGCTGACCGAGGATTCCTCGGCGTACTGGCGGTATCGCTCGGAACTGCCCTGGTCCTGA